DNA sequence from the Bacteroidota bacterium genome:
ATTGCCGGAATTGTAGTAGTATTGAATAAAACTTAAACTTAAATAAAATGGATAATATTCAGGGTCTATATTACGCTTTTGGTCAATTGGCTTATGCCGTGGCTGCTGCTGACGGAGCTATCCAACAGGTAGAAAGAACGGCGCTTCATAATTTATTAGTGGATAAATTCAAGGATCACAATATTGACTTTGATTATTCCGAGATCATCTTCCAGATACTGGCAAAGGATCATACAAAAGTTCATAACGCGTATGAATGGGCTATGCGTGAGATGAAGCTGAATGAATATTATCTGACCGAAAAAAAGAAAAATGATTTTGTGGATATTCTTCAAAAGATCGCCGCTGCTAAATCCCCTGTTACGATTGACGAAAAGAACATCATCGATAAATTCAGAGAGGATATAGCGCCATTAAAAGGAGACCCGGTCTTTACAGGAGAAAAGTAGATCGTCCCCGGTCCCGGTTATCCAAGTACCCTTTTAATTTCAGCATTATGGCCGCCATTATCGGAACTACATACAAATGTTATCACTGCGGAGAGGAATGCAAGGACCAAAATCTTTACCATAATGATAAACACTTTTGCTGCGAAGGCTGTAAACTTGTGTTTGGGATACTCGATCAAAACGGACTATGCGAATATTATGACCTTAGCAGAAATCCGGGAATTACTCAAAAGATAAAAGTCCGTGAGGGAAAATTCTCATATCTGGATGACCGGCAGGTAATAAATAAGCTGGTTCATTTTACAGACAATGAACAAAGCAGGGTTACCTTTTACCTTCCTCAGATCCATTGCAGTTCATGCATATGGCTGTTGGAAAACTTACACAAATTAGACGCCGGCATTATTCAATCCCGGGTAAATTTTCAAAGAAAAGAAATAACCATCATCTTTCATGTAGATCGATTTTCGCTCAGAAAAGTTGCAGAGCAGCTCACACAAATTGGGTATGAACCTCACATTAGCCTGAATGATATCGAAGATAAAAAAATTACCACCTATGATCGTTCACGGATTTTTAAATTGGGATTAGCCGGGTTTTGTTTTGGGAATATAATGATGCTTAGTTTTCCGGAATACTTTTCATACGGTAATTATACCGACAAAGGAATGAAAGAGTTTTTCGGTTATCTCAACCTTTTCCTTTCATTGCCTGTATTTTTCTACAGCGCATCTGAATTTTATATTTCAGCATGGAAAAGCTTAAAACAAAAATTCCTGAACATTGATGCACCTATAGCGCTTGCCGTAATTATAACATTCGCACGCAGTATATATGAGATCATAAGCGGAACCGGGGCCGGATATCTTGATTCCATGTCAGGCATTGTTTTCTTTATGCTGATCGGACGGTTCTTCCAGGACAAGAGTTATCAATCACTTTCGTTTGAAAGGGATTACAAGTCTTATTTTCCTATTTCAGTAACTGTTAAAAAAAACGGAATAGAAGAGAACATTCCTGTTTCACAGCTGAAAGTGGGCAACCGTATAGTGATCCATAACAATGAACTTATTCCTGCCGATTCGATCCTCTTTTACGGCAAGGCTGCAATTGATTACAGTTTTGTTACAGGCGAATCTGTCCCCATAGAAAAGACACTGGGTGAAATTGTTTACGCCGGAGGAAAACAATTAGGAGGAACATTGGAAATGGAAGTGGTTAAAGAAGTTTCGCAGAGCTATTTAACTCAATTGTGGAACGATGAAACATTCGATCGCAGCAGCGAAAAGAAGATTTCGTTCATTCATGAACTCAGCAGGAAATTTACCTGGATCCTTTTCGCTATCGCGGCATCAGCTGGCTTGTACTGGTATGTGAATGAACCTTCAAAGATCCTGAACGCCATAACCTCCGTGCTTATTGTTGCCTGTCCCTGCGCCCTGCTGCTTTCGGCTACATTCACCAACGGTAACATGCTTCGCATTTTTGGCAACCATAAATTCTACATCAAAAACGCGTCAGTTATTGAATCAATTGCTGATGCCGATACTATTGTTTTTGACAAAACAGGAACCATTACGCAAAATAATAATGCATTGGTTACCTGGGAAGGTTCGGAACTCAGCTCTTCACAAAAAGATCAGATATTCGCTTTGGTCAGGCAATCTACCCATCCATCGAGTCTTGCGATAAGCTACCATCTGAGTTCGGGTGTACAATTGCCGGTTAGCCATTTCAAACACTTTATAGGAGAAGGAATGGAAGGAATCGTTGAAGGAAAACACATCCGCATTGGTTCGCCCTCATTTGTTACGGGCATAAAAGAACATGCACCCGTGGCGGGAAAAGTATATGTAAGGATCGACGATAAATTGACCGGACATTTTATTATTCAAAATGAATACAGGAAAGGTTTTGAAGAACTGATCAAACAACTTTCAGAGAGATACAGGCTTGCTCTTGTTTCCGGCGACAATTCCGCCGAGCAAAAGCGGCTCATACAGCTGCTTGGAACTGAAAGTACGATCCTGTTCGACCAGTCTCCCGAAAACAAACTTCAATTTATTGAACAGCTGCAGAAAAACGGACATAAAGTAGTTATGATAGGAGATGGATTGAATGATGCGGGAGCCCTTAAAAAAAGCGATGCCGGTATTGTGGTTTCAGATAACATTAATAATTTTTCACCCGCATGTGATGCAATTCTGGACGGCACTATGTTCAGCCGATTAGGATCATTTTTTGAGTATGCGAAAGCCGGTAAGAAAATAATTATCGGAAGTTTTATTATTTCCATTATTTATAACATTATCGGGTTGACATTTGCTGTTCAGGGTACACTCTCTCCTGTAATAGCGGCAATACTCATGCCCATAAGCTCAATTTCTATTGTTGCTTTTACCACGGGAGTGAGCACTTTGGTGGCTAAAAAGATTATGATCTGATCATTTCGTTTCCCCTTCATGCAATTATTGATCAGACAAACCTGATAAATATCATGTCCAGGTCTGACATCGGTCATTATAGCGTGTATTCATAGCTTTTATTTTTGTTCAGTAGTTAAAGCTGTGATGATGAGCGCGATTTTCCTCTTGGTTGGAGTAAGTTTAACTGTAGCAGCCGGCTTCCTTGTCGCATTTATATGGTCTGTGAAAAACGGCCAATATGATGATAACTACACCCCCTCTATCCGAATGCTTTTCGATGATCCGGTTAAAAATCCTGACCAATCCGCAAACACAAAAAAATAACATATTATATGGAAATAGAAAGATTCAGATACGATAATAAGATAGTTAAGCAGTTCGCTTTTGCAACTATCCTTTGGGGACTTGTTGGAATGCTTGTAGGTGTATGGGCCGCCTTACAGCTAGTATACCCGGCGCTGAATTTGGGGATATCACAAACAACATTTGGCCGTTTAAGACCCCTGCATACCAATGCGGTGATCTTTGCATTTGTGGGCAATGGCATTTTTATGGGCGTTTATTATTCTTTGCAGCGCTTATGCAAAGCACGTATGTTCAGTGATCTGCTCAGTAAGATACATTTCTGGGGATGGCAATTGATCATTGTTTCGGCGGCATTAACACTTCCTTTCGGCTTCACAACAGGTAAAGAATATGCCGAGCTGGAATGGCCTATTGATATTGCGATTGCCCTGATATGGGTTGTTTTCGGCTGGAACATGTTCGGTACCATCATTAAAAGGAGAGAACGTCATCTTTATGTAGCCATTTGGTTTTTTATTGCAACGTTTGTCACAGTAGCGATGCTGCACATTGTTAATTCATTTGAGATTCCCGTTTCATTCATGAAAAGTTATTCATGGTACGCGGGAGTGCAGGATGCACTTGTACAATGGTGGTACGGACATAATGCTGTAGCTTTCTTTTTGACCACTCCTTATCTGGGACTGATGTATTATTTCATTCCCAAAGCGGCCAATCGTCCTGTTTATTCTTATCGCCTATCAATCATTCACTTTTGGGCACTTATTTTTCTGTATATCTGGGCCGGTCCGCACCACTTGTTGTATACCGCATTACCAGACTGGGCACAATCGCTTGGTGTTGTATTCTCAATAATGCTTCTTGCTCCATCGTGGGGAGGTATGATAAACGGACTGCTGACATTGCGCGGGGCATGGGACAAAGTCCGCGAGGACGTGGTACTTAAGTTTATGGTGGTAGCCATTACCGCGTACGGCATGGCCACATTTGAAGGTCCCATGTTATCATTAAAAAGTGTAAACGCGATCAGCCACTTCACCGATTGGACGATCGCTCACGTGCACGTTGGAGCCCTCGGCTGGAATGGCTTCCTGACCTTTGGTATCCTCTATTGGCTGATACCACGCCTGTTTCAAACCGATCTGTACTCGAAAAAATTAGCCAACTGGCATTTCTGGCTTGGGACATTGGGTATACTCTTCTATGCTGTGCCAATGTATTGGGCAGGATTTGAACAAAGCAAAATGTGGAAACAATTTACTGAAGAAGGCCAGCTGCAATACCAGTTCATTGAAACCGTGGTACGCATGAAACCTTTTTATGTGCTGCGCTCTGTAGGAGGCACAATGTACCTGATCGGTGCCATAATGATGACCTACAACCTTATCAAAACAGTAAAGATCGGGACCTTTCTGGCGGATGAAGAAGCTGAAGCTGCACCATTGGCAGCTGTTTATAAAGAACATAACGAAGAACACTGGCACAGATGGATAGAGCGCAGGCCTGTTCAATTACTCCTGTTAAGTCTTGGTTTAGTGCTTGTGGGCGGCGTGATCGAAATGGTGCCCACATTCCTTATCGAATCAAATATACCGACCATTGCAAGTGTTAAACCATATACACCGCTTGAGTTACAGGGTCGCGATATTTATGTGCGGGAGGGCTGCTATACCTGTCACTCACAAATGGTTCGTCCGTTCAGGTCGGAGACGGCGCGTTACGGAGAATATTCCAAAGCAGGAGAATTTATCTATGATCACCCGTTTCAATGGGGATCCAAACGCACAGGTCCCGACCTGGCAAGAATTGGCGGAAAATATCCCGATTCGTGGCATTATAATCATATGCTGGAACCAACCTCAATGGCGGAGTATTCAATTATGCCCAATTATGTCTGGCTGCTTGACAATAACCTTGATACGGCCAGTACACCTGGCAAGATCAGGGCTATGACAACACTTGGTGTGCCATACCCGAAAGATTATGACAGGATCGCTAACAAAGATCTTATGAAACAGGCTAATGAAATTGCAGCCAACCTTAAAAATGATAAAATTGAAACAGCTTCAGATAAAGAGATCGTTGCCATTATTGCTTACCTGCAGCGTTTGGGAAAAGATATAAAAGCGCAGCCCGTAATTAAAAATTAACAAGAAGTTATTTCTAACATAATATTTCTACCATGAAATTCATTAATTATTTAACCTCAATAGCCGGGATCGACATCTACCCGATGATATCACTTTTCATATTTGTGATATTCTTTTCAGTTGTAACATTCTGGGCTTTCAGCGTAAAAAAAGAGCAAATAACAGAATTGGAGCAGATCCCGCTCAAGAGTGATCAAGCTAGTATCAATCCATAAAAATATTTTTATGAACTCAATTCAAAAAATATCATCAAAATTCCGGAGATCTAAAAGATCAATACATGGTTTAGCCATTAGCATATTTATTCCGGGCTCCGTGCTCGCACAAAGCGTTAAAGTCTCCGAACCACCCTTTTGGTCAAATCCCTTACTGCTTGTGTTGGCGGGTGTAATTATTCTGTTGCTTATTGTAATTGTGGTATTGACCGATGTTTTAAAGAACACAGCCCAATATGCCAAAGATGAAAATAATAAGAACGGAATACATTTAGGAGTCATCACGCTCCTCTTATTGATGAGTTCCACCAATGGTTTTGCACAAGCTGCTCCGGCTGCTGCAGATTACAGGATAGGCGGCCTTGATCAGCATATATTTTACTTATTAATTACAGTTATACTTATCGAACTGCTCATCATCACCGTTTTACTCTCGAGTGTAAGAACACTATTGGGAATTGAAGAACGGGAAGTGAAAAAGGCCGCTCTGGCAAGTGTGGAAAATGAACTTCCGGGATTAATTGATAAGCTTAACGCATCGGTTGCTATTGAAGAAGAAGCCGAAATCATGTTTGATCATAGTTATGACGGCATACGCGAATTGGATAACGATCTCCCACCCTGGTGGAAATATGGTTTCTATATTACCGTCATATGGGCATTTGCTTATTTTACATACTATCACATCAGTTACGCGGGTGACCTTCAGATCGCGGAATATGAAAAAGAAATTAAAAAAGCGGATGCGGATCTTGTAGAGTACATGAAAAAGGCCGCTAACCTGGTTGATGAAACCAATGTCAAACTTCTTACTGACGAGGCAAGTATTGAAAAAGGGCACGAACTTTTTATGAATAATTGCGCGGCTTGTCATGGTAGAAAGGGAGAAGGTCAGGTTGGCCCGAATCTTACGGATGATTACTGGATACATGGAGGAAGTGTTAAAGATATTTTCAAAACAATTAAATACGGCTTCCCTGACAAAGGAATGAAATCATGGAAAGATGAGATATCTCCGTCTCAAACTGCCTACATTACTTCATACATAAAAACGCTGCATGGCACTAACCCGCCTAATGCGAAGGAAAAACAGGGAGATCTGTATACAGAACAAGCGACCATTTCCGATTCGCTACGTATCAAAACAGATTCACTGATCATTAAATCCGACACAATAGTTAAAACAGAGGCGCCGGCAATAAAATAATGTATGACCGAAAAGACAGATACAGGCCGGAACGAATCATTCAGGGATTCGATATCAACCATTGACAAGGAAGGTCACAGGGCATGGATCTATGCGCAGAAGCCAAAAGGAAAGCTGTATAATGCACGTACGTTAACAAGTATAATCTATCTTATAGCATTTTTCACGATCCCTTTTATTAAAATAGATGGCAATCCCCTATTCCTCGCCAATATTGTTAAAGGGAAATTCATTTTGTTCAGCATGGTGTTCTGGCCCCAGGATTTTTTTCTGTTTGGCTTAGGCATGCTCATCTTTATACTGTTTATAGTTCTTTTTACTGTGGTGTTTGGCCGTGTTTTTTGCGGATGGGCCTGTCCGCAAACAATTTTCATGGAAATGGTTTTCCGGAGAATAGAATACTGGATCGAAGGCGATGGTACACACCAAAAAGCGCTGAATAAAAGTCCATGGAACAGAGATAAGATCATTAAGAAAATTTCCAAGCATACAATATTCATGCTGGTTGCGTTTCTTATTGCCAACACTTTCCTCTCTTACATAATTGGTATTGATGAACTGTTCAGGATCGTTCAGGATCCAATTTCAGCTCACATAGGAGGATTTGTATCCATTTGGCTGTTCACGGGCGTATTCTATTTTATTTTTGCGTTGTTCCGTGAACAAGCCTGCCTCGTGGTTTGTCCGTACGGACGCTTGCAGGGAGTATTGCTGGATAAAAATTCTATTGTTGTTGCCTACGACTATATCCGCGGTGAATTGCGCGGCAAATTTAAAAAAAATGAGACGCGTACAATTGGTGACTGCATTGATTGCGATCAATGTGTTAAAGTTTGTCCGACCGGTATTGATATACGCAACGGCACGCAATTGGAATGCGTGAACTGCACCGCATGCATTGATGCCTGTGATCACATGATGGAAAGTGTTGGCCTGCCGAAAGGGCTCATCCGTTATGATTCGGAAAACGGCATTATCAATAAACAAAAATTGAAGATCACTCCCCGGCTGATCGCCTATAGCTGTGTGCTGCTTGTGTTGATCGGACTCGAATCGTTTCTTATAATCAGCCGCAGTGATATTGATGTCAGCATCATCCGTGCCCGCGGTCTGCTTTACCAGGAGCAGCCTGACAGCATACATGTGAGCAATATTTACAATATTAAACTGGAAAACAAAACACGTACGAATATGCCGGTCCGGCTTAAACTGGAATCAGCTAACGGAGAAATTAAACTGATAGGTAAAGAAGGCCTTGAGGTTGCAGGTGAAAACCATGCACAGGGAGAGTTCTTCATTATTCTTGACAAAAGAAAAATCAAAGCGCGAAAAACAAAATTAAAGGTCGGAATTTATTCGGCTGACAAGAAAATAAAAATAATAGAAACCAGTTTCTTTGGACCGGTTTCAAAGTAACTGCAAAACAAATTATCATGATACAAATGAACTGGGGGCATAAAATAGCGCTATTATACATCGGCTTTGTTGCGATGATAATTACACTGGTTTTTCTGGCTTCCAACCAGAAGGTCGACCTCGTTTCGGCAGATTATTACGACCAGGAAATAAAATTCCAGGGTAAGATAGATGCGATAAACAATATGAATACATTAAGCGGTACTATTGTATGTGAGGCGAAGGATAAATCGGTGCACATCAGCTTTCCTAAAGAGCTGCTTGAAAAAAATGCCACAGGAACGATCAGGTTATACCGTCCGTCGGACGCTTCGTTGGATCTTCAGACAAAACTTATCATTGACATTAAAAACGACCAGGTCATATCTTCCGGAAAATTTAAAAGGGGATTATACAAAATGCAGATCAATTGGAAAATGGAAAATAAAGATTATTATTTTGAAGAATCAATATTCATGAACTAAGATGAGCTTTTTTATTGCAGCCATATCCTTAGGTTTTTTGGGCAGTTTTCACTGCGTAGGCATGTGCGGGCCAATAACACTGTTATTGCCGCTGAACAATGATACTTCATTAAATAAAATTGCGGGGACTGTTCTTTACAATCTGGGAAGGATAACTACTTACACCTTGCTCGGAGGACTTTTCGGATTACTCGGACAAACTTTCGTGCTCGCGGGTTACCAGCAGCTCTTATCTGTTACAATCGGGACAATCATTCTGATAATTGCAGTATTACCGGATAAGATCACAAACAGTTTAAGGCCAACAGGTATTATATCCGGGATAATTACTCCTTTAAAAA
Encoded proteins:
- a CDS encoding heavy metal translocating P-type ATPase metal-binding domain-containing protein, producing the protein MAAIIGTTYKCYHCGEECKDQNLYHNDKHFCCEGCKLVFGILDQNGLCEYYDLSRNPGITQKIKVREGKFSYLDDRQVINKLVHFTDNEQSRVTFYLPQIHCSSCIWLLENLHKLDAGIIQSRVNFQRKEITIIFHVDRFSLRKVAEQLTQIGYEPHISLNDIEDKKITTYDRSRIFKLGLAGFCFGNIMMLSFPEYFSYGNYTDKGMKEFFGYLNLFLSLPVFFYSASEFYISAWKSLKQKFLNIDAPIALAVIITFARSIYEIISGTGAGYLDSMSGIVFFMLIGRFFQDKSYQSLSFERDYKSYFPISVTVKKNGIEENIPVSQLKVGNRIVIHNNELIPADSILFYGKAAIDYSFVTGESVPIEKTLGEIVYAGGKQLGGTLEMEVVKEVSQSYLTQLWNDETFDRSSEKKISFIHELSRKFTWILFAIAASAGLYWYVNEPSKILNAITSVLIVACPCALLLSATFTNGNMLRIFGNHKFYIKNASVIESIADADTIVFDKTGTITQNNNALVTWEGSELSSSQKDQIFALVRQSTHPSSLAISYHLSSGVQLPVSHFKHFIGEGMEGIVEGKHIRIGSPSFVTGIKEHAPVAGKVYVRIDDKLTGHFIIQNEYRKGFEELIKQLSERYRLALVSGDNSAEQKRLIQLLGTESTILFDQSPENKLQFIEQLQKNGHKVVMIGDGLNDAGALKKSDAGIVVSDNINNFSPACDAILDGTMFSRLGSFFEYAKAGKKIIIGSFIISIIYNIIGLTFAVQGTLSPVIAAILMPISSISIVAFTTGVSTLVAKKIMI
- the ccoS gene encoding cbb3-type cytochrome oxidase assembly protein CcoS is translated as MSAIFLLVGVSLTVAAGFLVAFIWSVKNGQYDDNYTPSIRMLFDDPVKNPDQSANTKK
- the ccoN gene encoding cytochrome-c oxidase, cbb3-type subunit I is translated as MEIERFRYDNKIVKQFAFATILWGLVGMLVGVWAALQLVYPALNLGISQTTFGRLRPLHTNAVIFAFVGNGIFMGVYYSLQRLCKARMFSDLLSKIHFWGWQLIIVSAALTLPFGFTTGKEYAELEWPIDIAIALIWVVFGWNMFGTIIKRRERHLYVAIWFFIATFVTVAMLHIVNSFEIPVSFMKSYSWYAGVQDALVQWWYGHNAVAFFLTTPYLGLMYYFIPKAANRPVYSYRLSIIHFWALIFLYIWAGPHHLLYTALPDWAQSLGVVFSIMLLAPSWGGMINGLLTLRGAWDKVREDVVLKFMVVAITAYGMATFEGPMLSLKSVNAISHFTDWTIAHVHVGALGWNGFLTFGILYWLIPRLFQTDLYSKKLANWHFWLGTLGILFYAVPMYWAGFEQSKMWKQFTEEGQLQYQFIETVVRMKPFYVLRSVGGTMYLIGAIMMTYNLIKTVKIGTFLADEEAEAAPLAAVYKEHNEEHWHRWIERRPVQLLLLSLGLVLVGGVIEMVPTFLIESNIPTIASVKPYTPLELQGRDIYVREGCYTCHSQMVRPFRSETARYGEYSKAGEFIYDHPFQWGSKRTGPDLARIGGKYPDSWHYNHMLEPTSMAEYSIMPNYVWLLDNNLDTASTPGKIRAMTTLGVPYPKDYDRIANKDLMKQANEIAANLKNDKIETASDKEIVAIIAYLQRLGKDIKAQPVIKN
- a CDS encoding c-type cytochrome; amino-acid sequence: MNSIQKISSKFRRSKRSIHGLAISIFIPGSVLAQSVKVSEPPFWSNPLLLVLAGVIILLLIVIVVLTDVLKNTAQYAKDENNKNGIHLGVITLLLLMSSTNGFAQAAPAAADYRIGGLDQHIFYLLITVILIELLIITVLLSSVRTLLGIEEREVKKAALASVENELPGLIDKLNASVAIEEEAEIMFDHSYDGIRELDNDLPPWWKYGFYITVIWAFAYFTYYHISYAGDLQIAEYEKEIKKADADLVEYMKKAANLVDETNVKLLTDEASIEKGHELFMNNCAACHGRKGEGQVGPNLTDDYWIHGGSVKDIFKTIKYGFPDKGMKSWKDEISPSQTAYITSYIKTLHGTNPPNAKEKQGDLYTEQATISDSLRIKTDSLIIKSDTIVKTEAPAIK
- the ccoG gene encoding cytochrome c oxidase accessory protein CcoG, which encodes MTEKTDTGRNESFRDSISTIDKEGHRAWIYAQKPKGKLYNARTLTSIIYLIAFFTIPFIKIDGNPLFLANIVKGKFILFSMVFWPQDFFLFGLGMLIFILFIVLFTVVFGRVFCGWACPQTIFMEMVFRRIEYWIEGDGTHQKALNKSPWNRDKIIKKISKHTIFMLVAFLIANTFLSYIIGIDELFRIVQDPISAHIGGFVSIWLFTGVFYFIFALFREQACLVVCPYGRLQGVLLDKNSIVVAYDYIRGELRGKFKKNETRTIGDCIDCDQCVKVCPTGIDIRNGTQLECVNCTACIDACDHMMESVGLPKGLIRYDSENGIINKQKLKITPRLIAYSCVLLVLIGLESFLIISRSDIDVSIIRARGLLYQEQPDSIHVSNIYNIKLENKTRTNMPVRLKLESANGEIKLIGKEGLEVAGENHAQGEFFIILDKRKIKARKTKLKVGIYSADKKIKIIETSFFGPVSK
- a CDS encoding FixH family protein → MIQMNWGHKIALLYIGFVAMIITLVFLASNQKVDLVSADYYDQEIKFQGKIDAINNMNTLSGTIVCEAKDKSVHISFPKELLEKNATGTIRLYRPSDASLDLQTKLIIDIKNDQVISSGKFKRGLYKMQINWKMENKDYYFEESIFMN